CTTCTCCGGCGGGCGCTGCTGGTGGTGATGGTTCAACGCAGGGCCCTTTGGAGGAGCAGGCCCAAGATCAAGGTACGCGGGCAGGGCAGCAGCGTCGTCGTCGACGCCCGCGGTTCCGGCGTCGCCCTGTGCAGGAGTCCGACCGCGACCAGGCTGATGATCCATTGCCGGACATGGCTTCATCGCAGACGGCCTGTGAAGCTTTAAAGCCTCCTCCGTGCATCATTGATTGGACCGAGCAGGTGGCAAGGGCTGAGGAGGACCTGGCAAATGCAGTTACGGTGTCTGTGATCGGCAATGAACCATTGGCTGTAGTGGAGGAGGTTGCTGCGGTGATCGCGGAAAGAAATGATGTTGTTGCCAGCTCCTTGGTGCTTCGTCAAGCTTCCTCCTCAAGTTACTTACTGATCCTTCCTGACATAGCTTTGGTCGAGCGTCTGGTTGGGCTGCGGCAACCGATCAGTTCTTCCGGCTTCAATTTTCGCCTTCTGTGCAAGCGATGGAGCCGTCTGGCTGGTGCCCAAGGTCGAGTTCTACCGTTTCTGCTTCATATTGAGCTGTGTGGCATTCCAAATCATGTTTGGGAAACATCTACGGTGGATCGTTTCTTGAGTCCCCACGCTTGGGTTCAGCAGTTGCATCCTGACACCCTAGGGCTCGTGGATCTTTCGTGTTTTCGGTGTTTGGCCTGGTGTTCAGACCCGTCTGCTCTTCCCTTGTCAAAGGAATTATGGGTGGTTGAGCCTCCAATGGCTGTCATCGAGGATCCTCCGGTCAAGAGGGTTTTATCTTACCCTGTCAACATACGGTATTCAGTCGCTCTCCAACCTGAGGCGCCGAATCCTCCTCCTTCTGATGGgggggatgatgatgatggtgactgTGCTAGACGGCGACGTCGTGTTCGTTCCCCATCGCAACCGCCCTCAGGACCGGCTGGTGGGGAGCTTTCCAGTCATGGCGGCGGTTCTCAGCGGCGATCGGTCCAGGGGCAGGGGATGCAATCGGTTCTTGGGAAGTCGCACGCATCTCATCCTCTGACGGCGTGCTCTCTGCTGTTGGCCGAGGCCTTAGGGTCCGTGGCGGCCTTGTAGGAGCGGAACGTTGGCCGCCCGGGTCTCGTGGTGGCGATGCGGGGTCCCGAGGACGTCCCAGCATCCGATGAGGTGGCGCAGCTAATGCCGCGGGTTCAGATACCGATGCTATCGAGCGTGTTCTTGGGGAGCCCTTGATCTCCTCAAGGGCCTCTCCTACTTGTATGCTGTGTGAAGAGAACTCTAGGTCATCGGTTGTTTCTGGCCCAGCAGAAGTGGCACCCACGGGGATGGAAATGGGCCCCCGTTGTGTGTTTCTGGATTCCCCGGTCCTGGGCTGTAACTCTATTATGGATCACATTGGTCTTGGTGAGGCTACGGTAGGGAGCTTCCCCGGCCAGCTGACTGTGCCGTGCTCGAATCCGCCGGTCGGCAAGGCGACGGATGAAGCTCCCACTCCGGCCTCGCCACGCTCGCCCCAAC
The sequence above is drawn from the Miscanthus floridulus cultivar M001 chromosome 15, ASM1932011v1, whole genome shotgun sequence genome and encodes:
- the LOC136507184 gene encoding uncharacterized protein — encoded protein: MAPDPSSPSPTVSPPTSPAPEFIPNPAATKTAPAPPIHPKTVGSSSPVPSQEELLVLGGRSKQERWCSVSPSSSASPSGSPPSFRDVVVSSSRASCAASSAAGGGKAAVVVAGAPLSTTSAAAMGHRSYVCPAVIRGGNASARPASARISVWRRISPANEATGAVPLQRPSTTGAAGGAGILQNASSPPTPARIPVWRRISPAHEATSTATPQRSSPAGAAGGDGSTQGPLEEQAQDQGTRAGQQRRRRRPRFRRRPVQESDRDQADDPLPDMASSQTACEALKPPPCIIDWTEQVARAEEDLANAVTVSVIGNEPLAVVEEVAAVIAERNDVVASSLVLRQASSSSYLLILPDIALVERLVGLRQPISSSGFNFRLLCKRWSRLAGAQGRVLPFLLHIELCGIPNHVWETSTVDRFLSPHAWVQQLHPDTLGLVDLSCFRCLAWCSDPSALPLSKELWVVEPPMAVIEDPPVKRVLSYPVNIRYSVALQPEAPNPPPSDGGDDDDGDCARRRRRVRSPSQPPSGPAGGELSSHGGGSQRRSVQGQGMQSVLGKSHASHPLTACSLLLAEALGSVAAL